In the Podospora bellae-mahoneyi strain CBS 112042 chromosome 4, whole genome shotgun sequence genome, one interval contains:
- a CDS encoding hypothetical protein (COG:I; COG:Q; EggNog:ENOG50KOG1205), with protein sequence MSSSTSVPITSTRPVWLVTGASSGLGLEVAIEAAKLATVVAIGRDHHGLELAANAGCRTVELDLRASAEHVSSVIADIIKTAGRVDVLVNAAGYILEGAVEETSDAELEDIFHTNVFAPIRLARAVLPHMRRTGAGVIFNVAGIGGFSGSPNAGAYCSSKAALATFTEALQRETGPLGIRVCLVQLGHFRTAFLKAGHRLHTALRIVDYDPVLDPLRKAFNGLDGHQPGDPGKAARALVHIASSDADSIPTLLALGSDVVPAELSAHEAKRQAFLAHDTWTNSMGFDA encoded by the exons ATGTCCTCGTCCACGTCCGTCCCGATAACATCAACAAGGCCTGTGTGGCTAGTGACCGGCGCATCTTCTGGACTCGGTCTAGAGGTGGCAATTGAGGCAGCAAAACTGGCGACGGTTGTTGCTATTGGTCGGGATCATCACGGACTTGAACTCGCAGCGAACGCAGGATGTCGCACGGTTGAGTTAGACCTGCGTGCCTCGGCTGAGCACGTTTCCTCTGTCATTGccgacatcatcaagacAGCGGGCCGAGTGGACGTTTTGGTGAATGCGGCTGGTTATATCCTTGAAGGTGCAGTGGAAGAGACAAG TGATGCTGAGCTTGAAGATATCTTCCACACCAACGTTTTTGCCCCCATTCGTCTCGCGCGTGCAGTGCTCCCCCACATGCGGCGTACAGGGGCTGGTGTCATCTTCAACGTGGCCGGAATCGGCGGATTCAGTGGCAGTCCAAATGCAGGAGCATATTGCTCTTCCAAAGCAGCATTGGCTACGTTCACTGAGGCTCTGCAGAGAGAGACGGGCCCATTGGGGATTCGTGTGTGCCTAGTTCAGCTTGGACATTTTAGAACTGCATTCTTGAAAGCCGGACACAGGCTTCACACTGCGCTGCGCATTGTTGACTACGACCCAGTGCTAGACCCACTGCGGAAGGCTTTCAACGGATTGGACGGACACCAACCCGGTGACCCTGGGAAGGCCGCAAGAGCGTTGGTCCACATTGCAAGCTCAGATGCAGATAGCATTCCTACGCTGCTCGCCCTGGGGTCCGACGTAGTTCCTGCGGAGTTGAGTGCCCACGAAGCCAAACGACAAGCATTCTTGGCACACGATACCTGGACCAACAGCATGGGGTTTGACGCCTGA
- a CDS encoding hypothetical protein (EggNog:ENOG503P0CB; COG:I) gives MRRTPLMLASAIRSLQQPTCHDLSLSVPVTSTVPHHDFETSAYSAEVLYALATRQVLVTNTYNISARYCEPASSVAASDTIQLLIHGATFNKNMWDVAYKPESYSWVRRMTQVEGYPTLSIDLPGNGNSSFPDGLLESQTQVYVETAHSVIRQLKETSVVGNRQWDKVALVGFSIGAIVANSLALQHPDDSDAVVLHGISWDATWIYPAFLAGLQGPAQQIDPEKWGHLEPYYQTQANREGRRAACFAGSYEEGIVEYDWLTRDFDSLGAAITFTYHLVDAPEYRGPVFLGIGDQDSTFCGGQYCKHQPWDLYRKFPEATGYDVKVYPETGHLILYHDTAEQLMTDTVKFLRKHGF, from the exons ATGCGCCGCACTCCTCTGATGCTGGCCTCGGCCATCCGCTCCCTGCAACAACCAACATGTCACGATCTTAGTCTCAGCGTTCCAGTAACCTCGACCGTCCCTCACCATGACTTTGAGACCTCGGCATATTCGGCCGAGGTTCTCTACGCCCTTGCTACACGCCAAGTCCTCGTGACCAACACTTACAACATTTCTGCCCGGTACTGCGAGCCCGCTAGCTCTGTGGCCGCCTCAGACACGATCCAACTTTTAATTCACGGCGCGACCTTCAACAAAAACATGTGGGACGTGGCCTACAAACCCGAATCCTATTCCTGGGTGCGCCGCATGACGCAAGTCGAGGGCTACCCCACTCTGTCCATCGACCTCCCAGGTAACGGCAATAGTTCCTTTCCCGACGGATTGCTCGAATCGCAGACCCAAGTCTACGTCGAGACAGCCCACTCCGTTATTCGACAACTCAAGGAGACAAGCGTGGTTGGCAACCGACAATGGGACAAAGTCGCTCTCGTAGGCTTCAGCATCGGTGCCATTGTTGCGAACTCCCTTGCCCTACAGCATCCGGATGATTCTGACGCTGTAGTACTGCATGGCATCTCTTGGGACGCGACATGGATCTATCCCGCCTTCCTGGCTGGGTTGCAAGGGCCAGCTCAGCAAATTGACCCCGAGAAGTGGGGACATTTGGAGCCGTACTACCAGACCCAGGCCAacagggaaggaaggagggcTGCCTGCTTTGCGGGGAGCTATGAAGAGGGTATTGTCGAGTACGACTGGTTGACGAGAGACTTCGACAGTCTGGGAGCGGCCATCACATTTACCTATCACCTTGTTGACGCGCCAGAGTACAGAGGCCCTGTATTTTTGGGCATCGGAGATC AGGACTCGACATTCTGTGGCGGGCAGTACTGCAAACATCAGCCTTGGGATCTGTATAGGAAGTTTCCAGAGGCGACGGGGTATGATGTGAAGGTGTATCCAGAAACGGGGCATCTCATCTTGTATCATGATACTGCGGAGCAGTTGATGACAGATACCGTCAAGTTCCTGAGAAAGCATGGTTTCTAA
- a CDS encoding hypothetical protein (EggNog:ENOG503NU3Q; COG:L) produces MPPKPKKFYGVRVGIEPGVYESWEECQKVIAVSGAVHKSFLSRDEAAAWVNGAPAAPGKITRFYAVARGHKPGVYTDWDSAQMQTTGFTRPVFRKFDTRAEAEDYLGAYPAGSNQAPSAKSQPTRKRGLEIDEEEEEVVLSRKKSKAPSTDGKITMVYTDGAAPGNGKAGACGGVGVWFGADDPRNVSERLAGPLQTNQRAELTAILRALQLVDLDSPIEIRTDSQYSIDCVTKWYVSWVKKGWKTAGGTPVKNADLVKAIRDLMEDREAKGTITILTKVVGHSGDYGNDQADRLAVLGAQLPALDEKGLGE; encoded by the exons ATGCCACCCAAACCCAAGAAGTTCTACGGTGTCCGAGTCGGCATCGAGCCTGGTGTTTACGAGTCGTGGGAAGAATGCCAAAAGGTGATCGCCGTTAGTGGTGCTGTCC ACAAGAGCTTCCTCTCGCGCGatgaagcagcagcatggGTGAATGGTGCGCCTGCGGCCCCCGGTAAAATCACTCGGTTCTATGCGGTGGCTCGGGGACACAAGCCCGGTGTATACACAGATTGGGACAGCGCGCAGATGCAAACGACTGGGTTCACGAGACCAGTCTTTCGAAAGTTCGACACGCGTGCTGAGGCGGAGGATTACCTCGGGGCCTACCCAGCTGGATCCAACCAAGCTCCGTCTGCTAAATCTCAGCCCACACGCAAACGTGGGCTTGAGatcgatgaggaggaggaggaggttgtgctATCCAGGAAAAAGTCAAAGGCGCCCAGCACTGACGGTAAGATAACGATGGTATACACAGACGGCGCGGCGCCTGGTAACGGAAAAGCAGGCGCTTGCGGCGgagttggtgtttggttcGGTGCAGACGACCCACGCAACGTCTCGGAGCGCCTCGCCGGCCCACTACAAACGAATCAGCGTGCAGAGCTCACAGCCATCCTTCGAGCTCTTCAGCTCGTCGACCTTGATTCGCCCATCGAAATTCGTACTGATAGCCAGTATTCAATCGACTGCGTCACCAAGTGGTATGTCTCTTGGGTGAAGAAAGGGTGGAAAACAGCAGGTGGTACCCCTGTCAAAAACGCCGACCTGGTCAAAGCTATCCGGGACCTGATGGAGGATCGGGAGGCAAAGGGGACCATTACCATCTTGACCAAAGTTGTTGGACACTCTGGGGATTATGGCAATGATCAAGCCGACAGGCTGGCTGTTCTGGGAGCCCAACTGCCAGCCCTCGACGAAAAGGGCCTTGGGGAATGA
- a CDS encoding hypothetical protein (CAZy:AA7; EggNog:ENOG503Q4VQ; COG:C) produces the protein MARCRELLQLGATAAALWGYSVLPLSMVTAAPTPECCALLAQAFPGDVSPRGTDVWTFENEDFWSATEIRNPSCVFLPDSTEKVAQAVGLFVANECRFSIKGGGHSAIPQAANIDDGVLMPMKLLNTTEVDLEAGSIRAGMGLLMRDIYQALDPHNLTAMIGRYEKVGMGLTVGAGISYFFNREGFAVDNVLNYEVVLANGSVVNANQTSHPDLFRALKGGNNNFGVVTHATLRTVETEGAVYGGVVYYPESSIPQVTDQIYDYHTRQAVEDTLTHVLPQYGYNGTSNETIAFCPVIYNRAVDELPEIMRGWVDTPYTQSTLKKRPYADLAFELHDGFPDRQVQEQRVFTVYADADLYRDVWAAYHSWLQQWQHIPGLYGLHVVMPITQNSLVASYSKSSNVLGLNDNLTNNQTLGVLYFGLTMDSMDDTAEILPAHAEFVQSMIDLAKSRNLWHPYIMLTYSGWDQPAIASYGPENVAFLYEVQAAYDPTHVFQRLVPGGQKLPEPGSW, from the exons ATGGCTCGCTGTCGGGAATTGCTACAGCTCGGTGCAACAGCGGCAGCCCTCTGGGGCTATTCGGTGTTGCCGCTCTCGATGGTTACTGCAGCGCCAACTCCCGAATGT TGCGCACTTCTTGCCCAAGCCTTTCCTGGTGATGTCTCGCCTCGAGGCACTGATGTGTGGACGTTTGAGAATGAAGACTTCTGGT CTGCCACTGAAATTCGTAATCCATCTTGTGTCTTCCTGCCAGACTCAACCGAAAAGGTTGCGCAGGCAGTTGGCCTTTTTGTGGCCAACGAATGCCGCTTCTCCATCAAGGGAGGAGGCCACAGCGCAATTCCCCAAGCCGCAAACATCGACGATGGTGTTCTCATGCCCATGAAGCTTCTCAACACGACCGAGGTGGACTTGGAAGCTGGTTCCATACGTGCAGGAATGGGCCTGTTGATGAGAGACATCTACCAAGCCCTTGACCCTCACAATCTGACTGCTATGATTGGCCGCTATGAGAAGGTCGGCATGGGCCTCACTGTTGGAGCTGGCATCTCGTACTTCTTCAACCGGGAAGGCTTTGCGGTGGACAATGTCCTCAACTACGAGGTTGTTCTGGCAAACGGCTCAGTTGTGAACGCCAACCAAACGAGTCACCCCGATCTTTTCAGGGCCCTCAAAggtggcaacaacaactttgGTGTGGTCACGCATGCCACCCTGAGAACAGTGGAGACTGAAGGTGCAGTGTacggtggtgtggtg TACTATCCGGAGTCTTCAATTCCCCAAGTGACGGACCAAATTTACGACTACCACACCCGCCAAGCCGTCGAGGATACTCTCACCCACGTTCTACCTCAGTATGGCTACAATGGGACGTCAAACGAAACCATCGCATTTTGCCCAGTAATTTACAATCGGGCTGTTGACGAGCTGCCAGAGATCATGCGCGGATGGGTCGACACACCATACACCCAGAGCACGTTGAAGAAGAGACCATACGCCGATCTAGCGTTTGAACTTCATGACGGTTTCCCCGATCGTCAAGTCCAAGAGCAGCGTGTCTTCACTGTCTATGCCGATGCCGACTTGTATCGCGACGTGTGGGCCGCATATCACAGCTGGCTCCAACAATGGCAACACATCCCTGGGCTTTATGGCCTGCATGTTGTGATGCCCATCACTCAGAACTCGCTGGTGGCCAGCTATTCGAAAAGCTCAAATGTCTTGGGGCTGAATGACAATCTGACCAATAATCAAACTTTGGGAG TGCTGTACTTTGGTTTGACAATGGACAGCATGGATGACACGGCCGAAATTCTCCCCGCCCATGCAGAGTTTGTTCAGTCCATGATTGATCTTGCCAAATCGCGAAACCTATGGCATCCGTACAT CATGTTAACATACTCTGGCTGGGATCAACCTGCTATCGCAAGCTATGGTCCAGAGAATGTCGCCTTCCTCTACGAGGTACAAGCCGCTTATGACCCAACCCATGTTTTCCAGAGATTGGTCCCCGGAGGACAAAAGTTGCCCGAACCTGGGTCTTGGTAG
- a CDS encoding hypothetical protein (EggNog:ENOG503PYEB) yields MPIPKPQVLRTFYRSSSARYVSSTPARLATATSPSSRSNINDPRGGAPVDDIDLVFDYPTSQQASPSTSPPSLESSGLSASSISGGAYTGRGFDMDETIMSAQETVGQVKDKMGDVMHTSKATIKRVDKEMGYPDNNVIYAGLGALGLAALYVTLREPGVTEEVRRRDPTLDARRGMHNVKHDLPAHAPLENKVEKMIGRTG; encoded by the exons ATGCCAATTCCCAAGCCTCAAGTTCTGCGAACCTTCTACCGATCCTCATCGGCTCGCTATGtttcctccacccccgcccgGTTGGCTACcgcaacctctccatcctcgcgATCCAACATCAATGACCCTCGTGGCGGAGCTCCAGTCGACGACATTGATCTCGTCTTCGACTACCCGACCTCGCAACAGGCCTCCCCGTCGACGagccctccctccctcgaGTCCTCAGGTTTGAGTGCTTCCAGCATTTCGGGAGGCGCGTACACGGGTCGCGGGTTCGATATGGACGAGACTATCATGTCGGCCCAGGAGACGGTAGGGCAGGTAAAGGACAAGATGGGCGATGTGATGCATACCAGCAAGGCGACCATCAAGAGAGTCGACAAGGAGATGGGTTATCCAGATAATAACGTAAT CTATGCCGGTCTGGGAGCTCTTGGACTTGCAGCACTGTATGTTACCCTCCGTGAACCTGGCGTCACGGAGGAGGTACGTCGACGGGATCCCACCCTAGATGCTCGACGCGGCATGCACAACGTCAAGCATGACTTGCCCGCCCACGCGCCGTTGGAGAACAAGGTGGAGAAGATGATCGGCCGTACTGGTTAA
- the MAD2 gene encoding Mitotic spindle checkpoint component mad2 (EggNog:ENOG503NXDB; BUSCO:EOG09264BJC; COG:D; COG:Z), producing the protein MSAPPKRSSSSRAGGDRDKSKVHKLSLKGSAKLVAEFFQYSIHTILFQRGVYPAEDFSAVKKYGLNMLVSSDDQVRSYIKKIMSQLDKWMLGGKISKLVIVITDKDTGEHVERWQFDVQIFKKASSSSKSKTSTPIGDENTGEERPTATEKEKDKTEAEIQQEIAAIFRQITASVTFLPQLSGNCTFNVLVYADADSEVPVEWGDSDAKEIKDAEKVQLRGFSTANHKVETLVSYRLVE; encoded by the exons atgtcgGCCCCTCCCAAAaggtcctcctcttccagagCAGGCGGCGACAGAGACAAATCCAAAGTCCACAAGCTCTCCCTCAAAGGCTCCGCCAAACTAGTCGCCGAATTT TTCCAATATTCCATCCATACTATCCTCTTTCAACGCGGCGTCTATCCTGCCGAAGACTTCTCCGCTGTCAAAAAATACGGCCTCAACATGCTCGTGTCCTCGGACGACCAGGTCCGGTCCTACATCAAGAAAATCATGTCCCAGCTCGACAAGTGGATGCTCGGCGGCAAGATCTCCAAGCTCGTTATTGTCATCACGGACAAAGACACCGGTGAACATGTGGAGCGGTGGCAGTTTGATGTACAAATCTTCAAGAAggcgtcctcatcatccaagtCAAAAACATCAACCCCGATCGGGGACGAAAACacaggggaggagaggccaACAGCGAccgagaaggaaaaggacaAGACCGAAGCTGAGATCCAACAGGAAATTGCGGCGATTTTTCGACAGATCACTGCGAGCGTCACGTTCCTGCCGCAGCTGAGCGGGAATTGCACCTTCAACGTGCTGGTGTatgctgatgctgacagCGAGGTGCCCGTCGAGTGGGGGGACAGCGATGccaaggagatcaaggacgCGGAAAAGGTACAGCTGAGAGGGTTCAGCACGGCAAACCACAAGGTCGAGACGCTGGTCTCGTATCGGTTGGTGGAGTGA
- a CDS encoding hypothetical protein (EggNog:ENOG503PQGQ), giving the protein MHIHGGNHVGSHAGHHNHLRARQGGFNWDWWCKWYPWDPRCSSRTTKGGGGGGGGGGWFNGRPTTTSKPSPTPAPTPKTSPTPTPVPAPAPAPAPAPVQSSPAPTPTTAKAVANNPATTPEQQQPATTRRPADGGATDKVNEGTPTATDRGGVQAGGGQQDSSSPTLVPLVGSAPLDPTPDDQFPGGQGSSGGGQDGATAGFGGSAGGGPGSGSGLGPGGSVGSGGNEGNGGHIVPGSTNGTIDSPGTPNNNGLSTNGGLGGGAIAGIVVGLLGLLTLVALLIFFLRKKKPQALQRVVEKFNGRPGSSYPVSAHGAEGMDKTLIAGGAGGSVSAAGAARRNSQRQDQLPMQQPTNAPTLHPVNTNLRANRVSSPTRESTRNSNAFTPSPVSPLSPAMPASVLGSAPLPSAYPVRSQYYQAPPSKPGPLTQAGYPGSSQYVPPSNAGGGLHVAHAASGAHMNRASSVSSVSTTSALSAILNPAQMVWPMPPPPTPPVSVPDTPPATTRNNRPQYVDLSAPGQTVVRINKPPSVRRPRRQNSNY; this is encoded by the exons ATGCATATCCACGGTGGAAATCACGTCGGGAGCCACGCTGGACACCACAATCACTTACGTGCAAGGCAAGGAGGGTTTAACTGGGACTGGTGGTGCAAATGGTATCCATGGGATCCTCGATGTTCTAGTCGGACAAcaaaaggtggtggtggtggaggaggaggaggaggatggttcAATGGTAGACCAACAACGACCTCAAAACCTTCGCCGACACCCGCTCCAACGCCAAAaacctctccaacaccaaccccggtaccggctccggctccggctccggcaccAGCGCCTGTTCAGTCGTCCCCAGCACCGacgccaacaacagcaaaggCGGTAGCAAACAacccagcaacaacaccagaacagcagcagccggcaACGACACGGAGACCGGCGGATGGGGGTGCAACAGATAAAGTTAATGAGGGCacaccaacagcaacggaTAGAGGCGGGGTTCAGGCAGGGGGAGGTCAACAAgactcatcatcgccaaccctTGTCCCGCTCGTGGGGTCCGCTCCTCTAGACCCTACACCCGACGACCAGTTTCCGGGGGGGCAAGGTTCTTCAGGAGGTGGACAGGATGGCGCGACTGCTGGCTTCGGCGGTTCAGCGGGTGGTGGACCGGGATCAGGTTCAGGTTTGGGACCAGGAGGCAGCGTAGGATCTGGAGGCAACGAGGGAAATGGAGGACACATCGTTCCTGGGTCGACGAACGGCACAATTGACTCACCGGGGACGCCTAACAATAATGGTTTGTCAACAAATGGTGGGCTGGGTGGCGGCGCCATTGCTGGTATCGTTG TTGGCTTGCTTGGTCTCCTTACCCTGGTTGCACTTCTTATTTTTTTCCTTCGCAAGAAAAAGCCACAGGCCCTTCAAAGGGTAGTAGAGAAGTTCAATGGCAGACCAGGAAGCTCCTATCCCGTCAGCGCTCATGGAGCTGAAGGTATGGACAAGACCTTAATCGCaggaggtgctggtggcTCCGTGTCGGCCGCCGGAGCCGCGAGACGTAACTCTCAACGGCAGGATCAGCTACCGATGCAGCAACCCACGAACGCCCCAACACTGCACCCTGTGAACACCAACCTGCGCGCCAACCGGGTATCATCACCCACCAGAGAGTCGACGAGAAACAGCAACGCCTTCACTCCATCGCCCgtctctcccctctcaccTGCCATGCCCGCCAGCGTGCTTGGCTcagctcctcttccctcggcgtatcccgtccgctctcaGTACTaccaagctcctccttccaaaCCAGGCCCCCTTACTCAAGCAGGCTATCCCGGAAGTTCACAATACGTCCCCCCATCCAACGCCGGAGGAGGCCTTCACGTAGCCCACGCAGCATCGGGCGCGCATATGAACCGAGCCAGCAGCGTCAGCAGCGTCAGCACCACCAGTGCTTTGAgcgccatcctcaacccggCACAGATGGTATGGCCtatgccaccacctcccacgccGCCAGTCAGCGTGCCAGACACACCTCCCGCGACGACTCGTAATAACAGGCCGCAATATGTTGATCTTTCGGCGCCTGGACAAACGGTGGTAAGAATCAACAAGCCCCCGAGTGTGAGAAGACCAAGGAGACAGAACTCGAACTATTGA